CGGCGGCCTTCGGGCCGACCAGGGGATCGAAGTCGGAAACATCTTCAAGCTGGGGACCAAGTACAGCTCGGCCATGAACGCGGGCTACCTGGACCGGGAGAATGTCTCCCACCCCATCGTCATGGGTTGCTACGGGATCGGCATCGACCGCCTCATGGCGTCGATCGTGGAGCGCCACCACGACGAAAACGGTATCTGCTGGCCCGCGACCGTGGCGCCTTTCCAGGTCGTCGTCATCGACCTGTCCGGTGGCGACCCCCGCGTATCGGACGCGGCGGAGTCGGTTTACGAAACCCTGGTCTCGGCGGAACTCGAAGTGCTTTACGACGACCGCGACGACCGCGCCGGGGTAAAGTTCAACGACGCGGACCTCATGGGCATTCCGGTGAGGCTGACCGTGGGCAGGCGCGGGGTGGAAAAAGGCGTAGTGGAACTCAAAATACGGCGGACCGGGCAGATGAAGGACGTACCGTTGGGGGATGGACTGACGGAAGCGGTAATGGAGTCAATCGGGACGTAAATGATTGTTTTTTAATGAGTTACTTTGGTTTCGAGTTCCTGGGCTCCCGAGATCGGTGCGCTTACTGCCGGCGCGGTATCGTCAGACGATCTCCACCCCGGCCTCGGTCGCGATACGTCGCACATTCTCGACGGCCGTCGGGATCTTTTCCTCGGGCAGGTGCTCGACCAGCATGTAACCGCCGGGGTGGAGCGCCTCCCAGCGCCGTACGGCCGTGACGAGGTCGAGTTCGCCGGCGCCGGGCACTTCCTCGTTCATGTGGAGGACGAAGCCGGGTTCCACGCTGATGTCTTTGATGTGGGAGACCGTCGAGATCGGCCCCATGACGTCGAATAGGTGATTTAAGCGTTCCGTGCTGCTGTACACCTGCGTCAGGGACTGGAAGTGGTTGACGAAATCCAAGACCACGCGCAGGCGGTCGGAACCTACCGTGTCGATAACCTGGCGGTTGATTTCAGGCGACCCCATGATCGTGAGCACATGGGTCTCGACCACGACGGTCATCCCCTCCTCTTCCGCCTTGTCCGCGACCCGTGACAGGGTGTCGATCAGCACGTCGAGACGTTCCGGCTCGTGGTTTTCAGGCGCGGGGTCGTAGGACCCCGATGGGTTCAGGCTGCCGGTCCGGATCAATACGTTGTGGGCCATGAGCGATCGGCCTGCTTCAATACCGCGGCATATGGTCCGTACGACCCGGTCGCGCACCGACCCGTCCGGATCGAACAGGCATTCGCGGTAGCCTATGCCGAACTGCGCCAGTTCCAGGTCCAGATCATCATAGAGCGCGTTGACGCGGTTGAAGTCCGCCGGCGTCAACGCGTCCAGGACCTCGCCGGGACCGTGATAACAGACGGACGTAACGCCCAGGTCCAGGGCCTTTTTCAGCACCGCTGCCGTGACGGCCCGGGGATCTCCCGGGGCGAAACCCACAACGCCAAGTCGCATGCATCGTCCCTTTCCTTACCCACCTGGATTCGGCCTGTTCCGCGCCATTCCGCGCACCGGACGCGAAGCGTGTCCCGACGTCCGGCGCCTGTTCAGTCCCCGATGACCACCAGCACGGTATTCTTGTCCACCGTATCCCCTTCGCCGACCCGGATTTCCTTGACCGTGCCACCCGCGTGGGCGCGTAGTTCATTTTCCATCTTCATGGCTTCGATGACGACCACGCCCTGGCCGGCTTCCACCGTGTCACCCACCACGGCCGATACCGATACGATGCGCCCCGGCATAGGCGCCTTGATCTGATCGCCGCCGACGCGGCGCCGTGGCTTGACCTGGCTGCGCAGACGGGCCAGTTCCTCGTCTTCCACGGCTACCGCGGACGAGACGCCATTGACCTTGACCTCCCGTTGCTCGCCCTGGGTCGCCGCGACCGCCGTATATGACCTTCCATCGATGAGCAGGGAATAGAACTGATCCCCCTGGATCGAGGCCATGTCGATCTCCAGCGACCTGCCATCGACACTAAGCACGATCTGTCCTTCCCGGTCGTCCAGACTGACCGTGTACGTCGTCCCCTGGATCGTGACGAGATAGCTCAATTGCATCCCTTTCGCCGTCTCATATGTCGGCTGGCATGCCGCGCGGAAACTTTAGCGTTCTCTTCGCATGGCGTCGCGCCGGCCGGTAAGTTTCCACGGACTCTCTCCGGATCCATCCCCATCGGTCCCGGCGGGCATCGCCCTTCTCGCTTCCCGGTGTTTCATGATCGCGGCAAAGGCGGCGGCGATATGACGCTCGTCGGCCCCGGCATCTTCGTCAGGCCCCATGGTCTCGACGAAAGAGGTG
The window above is part of the Gemmatimonadota bacterium genome. Proteins encoded here:
- a CDS encoding TIM barrel protein; this encodes MRLGVVGFAPGDPRAVTAAVLKKALDLGVTSVCYHGPGEVLDALTPADFNRVNALYDDLDLELAQFGIGYRECLFDPDGSVRDRVVRTICRGIEAGRSLMAHNVLIRTGSLNPSGSYDPAPENHEPERLDVLIDTLSRVADKAEEEGMTVVVETHVLTIMGSPEINRQVIDTVGSDRLRVVLDFVNHFQSLTQVYSSTERLNHLFDVMGPISTVSHIKDISVEPGFVLHMNEEVPGAGELDLVTAVRRWEALHPGGYMLVEHLPEEKIPTAVENVRRIATEAGVEIV
- a CDS encoding acetyl-CoA carboxylase biotin carboxyl carrier protein subunit; its protein translation is MQLSYLVTIQGTTYTVSLDDREGQIVLSVDGRSLEIDMASIQGDQFYSLLIDGRSYTAVAATQGEQREVKVNGVSSAVAVEDEELARLRSQVKPRRRVGGDQIKAPMPGRIVSVSAVVGDTVEAGQGVVVIEAMKMENELRAHAGGTVKEIRVGEGDTVDKNTVLVVIGD